The following are encoded together in the Oncorhynchus nerka isolate Pitt River linkage group LG23, Oner_Uvic_2.0, whole genome shotgun sequence genome:
- the cldn2 gene encoding claudin-2 isoform X1, with protein sequence MASAALELMGFFMGLLGMLGTLVSTVLPYWRTSAHIGPNIVTAVANMKGLWMECVYQSTGAFQCETYNSMLALPSDLQASRALMVVSVVFSVLAVVISTVGMQCTICMEGSAAKGRVAGTGGGLFLTAGFLALIPVSWTTHEVVQTFYQANLPSSLKYELGDCLYVGLAAALLSMLGGGLLCVSCCEKADGGRRGGRRHGGGYPYPAPGMGVGTGRARTSSQTYRNPTLQMGVNAATKAATLARSHTSTTTQSSTPAQGAKKDPRRNPAVGYDVTGYV encoded by the coding sequence ATGGCGTCAGCTGCTCTAGAACTGATGGGCTTCTTCATGGGTCTGCTAGGCATGCTGGGTACCCTGGTGTCCACAGTGCTTCCCTATTGGCGGACATCTGCCCACATCGGGCCCAACATCGTCACTGCCGTGGCCAATATGAAGGGCCTCTGGATGGAGTGTGTCTACCAGAGCACCGGAGCCTTCCAGTGTGAGACCTACAACTCCATGCTGGCCTTACCCTCAGACCTCCAGGCCTCCCGGGCCCTGATGGTGGTCTCCGTGGTCTTTTCCGTCCTGGCCGTCGTCATCTCCACTGTGGGCATGCAGTGTACCATCTGCATGGAGGGCTCCGCGGCTAAAGGCCGAGTGGCCGGTACTGGGGGAGGCCTCTTCCTCACCGCGGGGTTCCTGGCTCTGATCCCGGTGTCGTGGACCACCCACGAGGTTGTCCAGACCTTCTACCAAGCCAACCTGCCCAGCAGCCTGAAGTACGAGCTGGGGGACTGTCTGTACGTGGGGCTGGCCGCCGCCCTGCTCTCCATGCTGGGCGGGGGGCTGCTGTGTGTCTCCTGCTGTGAGAAGGCGGATGGGGGGCGCCGTGGAGGGAGGAGGCACGGCGGAGGGTACCCCTACCCAGCCCCGGGCATGGGGGTAGGCACTGGGAGGGCCAGGACCAGCTCACAGACCTATAGGAACCCAACGCTACAGATGGGGGTGAACGCTGCCACCAAGGCAGCGACCCTGGCAAGGAGTCACACCAGCACTACTACCCAGTCCAGCACCCCCGCCCAGGGGGCCAAGAAAGACCCACGCCGCAACCCTGCGGTGGGTTACGATGTCACTGGGTACGTCTGA
- the cldn2 gene encoding claudin-2 isoform X2, with protein MLGTLVSTVLPYWRTSAHIGPNIVTAVANMKGLWMECVYQSTGAFQCETYNSMLALPSDLQASRALMVVSVVFSVLAVVISTVGMQCTICMEGSAAKGRVAGTGGGLFLTAGFLALIPVSWTTHEVVQTFYQANLPSSLKYELGDCLYVGLAAALLSMLGGGLLCVSCCEKADGGRRGGRRHGGGYPYPAPGMGVGTGRARTSSQTYRNPTLQMGVNAATKAATLARSHTSTTTQSSTPAQGAKKDPRRNPAVGYDVTGYV; from the coding sequence ATGCTGGGTACCCTGGTGTCCACAGTGCTTCCCTATTGGCGGACATCTGCCCACATCGGGCCCAACATCGTCACTGCCGTGGCCAATATGAAGGGCCTCTGGATGGAGTGTGTCTACCAGAGCACCGGAGCCTTCCAGTGTGAGACCTACAACTCCATGCTGGCCTTACCCTCAGACCTCCAGGCCTCCCGGGCCCTGATGGTGGTCTCCGTGGTCTTTTCCGTCCTGGCCGTCGTCATCTCCACTGTGGGCATGCAGTGTACCATCTGCATGGAGGGCTCCGCGGCTAAAGGCCGAGTGGCCGGTACTGGGGGAGGCCTCTTCCTCACCGCGGGGTTCCTGGCTCTGATCCCGGTGTCGTGGACCACCCACGAGGTTGTCCAGACCTTCTACCAAGCCAACCTGCCCAGCAGCCTGAAGTACGAGCTGGGGGACTGTCTGTACGTGGGGCTGGCCGCCGCCCTGCTCTCCATGCTGGGCGGGGGGCTGCTGTGTGTCTCCTGCTGTGAGAAGGCGGATGGGGGGCGCCGTGGAGGGAGGAGGCACGGCGGAGGGTACCCCTACCCAGCCCCGGGCATGGGGGTAGGCACTGGGAGGGCCAGGACCAGCTCACAGACCTATAGGAACCCAACGCTACAGATGGGGGTGAACGCTGCCACCAAGGCAGCGACCCTGGCAAGGAGTCACACCAGCACTACTACCCAGTCCAGCACCCCCGCCCAGGGGGCCAAGAAAGACCCACGCCGCAACCCTGCGGTGGGTTACGATGTCACTGGGTACGTCTGA